The Cryptomeria japonica chromosome 9, Sugi_1.0, whole genome shotgun sequence DNA segment TCTGTTCTTTGAAATTATGGTAGATGTGAAAATAGTATTTAAGCAAACTTTTATAGAGTTCGAATCTTTGGAGTAGCTTTATAATGGAATGAGTCTTTAAAGTAtggtttgtttttatttaaaattcatatttataaaggaattttatatttatatttatatttaatcagAATTATAGGATGTAGTATTAATATTTTGTGACATTTGAtaaatatagatagttttggagattttttataataatatttatattttttaataaaattgatTGCAAGAAAAAATTCTCACctaaaaaatttataaaatataataaatcattttaaattgttacattattttaaaaaatttcataaTCATAAGATAATAATCACTCACACAAATTGATTAGTTTGAATTTCAAGAATGCTCTTTCTTTAGCTATTTCTCTATTGGAGATGCCACATCCATAATGCATTAGATAGGGGAGGGGGCAAATTTTAATTGTTttgatagtagttgttgatttaatacctatactagttgatttaatgtccaatatttttttttgacaacattgcactaatagttgtgactttaatacccataattgaatgaaatgtaccttTGTAAAAAAGCAAGtgatcatgtgatgccacatcaactgtACAAGTATGGGAACTCCTTATGTACAACTATTGGTTTCAcctttttttgggctgttttggacacctttaCAAAAAGCatactgatgtggcatcatatttaatTATGTggtcctgaaaccttagttataagtaagggacttgccaagtaagttgctgtaaaaaattgagtaatttgaaatttccacacaagattttgagaagcgcaaagttaggcTACTCAACTACTGAATCCTTTCCCCTAATTCAAGGTAAACTATTATTTTGTTTTCTTCCAAACCTAATAAGTGCTGCCCAATTATTCAAGCCACAATAAAATAGATTTCCGAGTTATTATCAACCGTTTACATTATTAGGAATCTCAACCTTCCATGATGAGAACGTTTAAAAAATCTCCTGCCTATCACATACAATGATTGTTTCCaatgattaaaaaaaatacaatgattGTGTCTTGAGCATTCTGACCGATAGTAGCTCCTTCAACACAGTAAAATAGGGACAAAGGAGACTAAACAAAAACAATTTCAACCGATACTTAAAAAGGATTTCATATACTTTCAAAAACCTTTCTTGCAGCAGCTATGGTGAAATCTATATCCTGTTCACTGTGGGTTAAACTGGTAAAACCAGCTTCAAACTGTGAGGGAGCAAGGTATACGCCTTGTTCCAACATGCCTCTAAAATACCTTGCAAATTTGGCAGTGTCGCTCTTTTTAGCATCTTCAAAATTGTACACAGGCCCCTCTGTAAAGAAAATGCCAAACATTCCACTAATGTGTCCACCACAGACTTTGTGACCTGCATTCCTCCCAGCTTCAACCAGACCTCGTACTAAACGACCAGTTATTTTATCCAAGTACTCATAACAACCAGGTTGTTGCAACCTTTGAAGAGTGTGTATCCCTGCAGTCATTGCAAGTGGGTTTCCACTTAATGTTCCAGCCTGGTACATTGGGCCTGCAGGGGCTACCATCTCCATTATTTCCCTTCTGCCTCCATATGCCCCAACCGGAAGGCCTCCTCCAATGATCTTCCCAAGTGTTGTAAGATCTGGAGTGACACCAAAATACTCTTGGGCACCTCCATATGATATCCTGAAGCCTGTCATaacctcatcaaagaccagaagtGCTCCTTCTGCGTTTGTAAGCTCCCTCAGCCCCTCCAAAAACCCCTTTTTAGGAGCAATGAACCCTGAATTGCCTACCACAGGCTCAAGAATCACAGCAGCAATTTGTCCTTTGTGATCGTTGAACAGTTTCTCCACAGCCTGTATGTCATTGAAGGGTGCAGTAAGAGTCTCATATGTAGCAGCTTTTGGGACACCAGGGGAATCAGGTAGCCCAAGAGTTGCAACACCGCTGCCTGCTTTTACCAAGAAAGGGTCTGCATGACCATGGTAACAACCATCAAACTTAACTATCAGCTCTTTTCGAGTAAATGCCCGTGCCAAGCGTAACATGCCCATGCATGCTTCTGTTCCTGAATTGACAAATCTGACCATCTCTATGCTAGGAACTGCCTTTATAACCATCTCTGCTAGAATATTTTCTAAAATGCATGGGGCACCAAAGCTGGTTCCCTTCTTTAGGGTTTCAATCAGAGCAGCATTTACCTGCAAAGGGCATCACTAATATGAGAACAATGCCCATTTATAATGCTTTGTGCAAAAGGGAAAACTGATGCAGAAGATATTTTATTCCATTTCAATTTTATCAATTAGTCCTCACTCCATAGAATACCACCACAGACGTGAAAAGAAACATCCCATGATCTAATCCATACCTGACAGACCAAAATACCTATGAACAGAGATAAATGAGTTTAAAAGACATCTAGAAAACCTCCAAAAGTAAGTCTACTCACAAACAACTTTTGAGGGAGGTACTTCAGAATTCACAAAATACGGctggaaacaaaacaaaaaatctagTATAGCACTTATCTTGAAGAGCCCAAAAACCAAGTAACGTTTAGAGGCAAAGGAGAACATGTCAGATGGTAGCACAATATCAATCGATAATAATATTGCAACTCCAAGGTCATAACAGTACTGAATTGGTTAGTATAAAAGtagatagtatatatatatatatatatatatatatagagagagagagagagagagagagagagagagagagagagagagagagagagcaagttATAAGAGCAATGACTAGCATGCTAGTTAAAAACATTCTACACATCTATCATGAATGTGAAGTAGAGGAATATATAATCATAGATAATGAACAAAGAGATCTAAACTCTCAAATAGACTCCAAAAGATAAGGGAAAAATTGTTGAACAATGCACACAAGAAGAAAGCATATGAAGAATATAGAAATGACGGCTGGTATGGCTGAAaaacaaatttatatctatttgtcATATTTGCAATGTAAAAGGCAATTATAATACAACCACCAGACTTAAACTCtcaaaaaagaaaaaacaacaggGCAGAATTCATCAGGATGCTAGAAACTTCTCAACTTTAGAAGTAACTGTTTATGTAGTAAGCCTCAGCAACATGACagagatgagatgagatgagatgagatgagatgGAAACATATATTTAGGTACAAAGGATTTTGAGAATTGGGCAGCAAAGCTAGATAGATGATAAATAAAAGCCTAGAAAACTCAAATCCCTTGGTCGAGCAGAAGATGCATCCAATTAGAGTAAAAGGAACCAAAGCAAGAACAGAAGTGTGCCTTCACTTGTCCACTGATAAGAAACGAAATGGAAATACATAGGAGCATGATTGAAGACTGTCAACATCTTACAACAGAAACAATTCAAATAGGTAGAATCTGAGGTGCACCCTGGATGAATCCTAAAGAAATCAACTCAAACAAGCAAGCAACAGCTCTTGTTTCTAAAAGCTTGCCATATGCCAAGTTGGATGGTCTACATTCTCTTTTCAAGCATATTTATATCAATACAATCCATTGCTATATAGCAAAGTTGAAGATTTTGGTTCATTTCTTCTCACTTAAAAAAGAACCAGCTAGATTAAGAGCAATTATTCACCTTCTTGCAATCTCTTTTCTCTGGAAAATGCATTGCAAACCAGCTTATCAAATTCTTATTAGTTCAGATAACTTGGCATTTTTAGCAAGGATTTAGCAGAGCATGCTACTGCCAATAGAAAAGATGTTGATTCTTTGCCAATACTTGCAAAACCAGAGATGTTTGCTTTCCTCACCATTTGAAGGGAGTTCTGTCAAAGCCCACATTTTTATTCCATTCTTCCACTTAGAAATTAACAAAAGATGAATGATTCtgaaaaaataaatagataaataaatttgAGCATGGggaagtgttgacgtgtattttgtacacagcctaacacagaataaaatacccaagggtaccttatcctctcttgaataaagtttccgaatgctgaagatatcgcgaaaaggatcaatcggagaaacttcaaggttcttgtatgtagggtctctacgtgtggataagctccagtggtatgatgtgatttgctggaatcacaaggggacttacatttgatgcctgaacttctgatttgcttcgaatattgctggaacacaggctcttgctagcttagatttgaaaaaaaatggaaaaaggatgagggcgaagagaagatctaatcctaatactaagaatgtaggagcaatgatttgatttttgatgaaactctaactaggtcttgttttgacatcaatggaccatctccacaaggctagtgcgatcttctaagggaagctttatgatgttcaaatcatcaccgcaggcatagacaccatcaagttgatgcatatcaatgaagaagcgacaaattgaaattgagcttaagctgaatgattccagttgactacacaaggcaagtctgcaatcaacaaactgctagtagtatggatatacgaattccaccattaatcaatcgcatttcctccattcatctaatcatctaccatctaggattgaagactcaacaagaaaccatgcaaattgcaagaaacgacacacttcaccattacttcaatgaaaatggagtttgtttacaatcaatggcaacaatttcttgccttgtcctcctattctactctaattactattctatcaatttttaactactctctatctactaactgctttctattatttacaactctctctaattcttttacaaaatgaaatgtcagggcttatatagtgcccacaatacaatttgatggcttagatcaattcaagatcaatggccaagattcaacaatgaaaaccctaattagggcttgttacaaccattacataacatttaatgcttgatcaatgataaaattgtattgcttggacacatgtcccctctagaaaaatcgaccaatggatagccggggtaggtacatcggagtttgtgccaccttccatgagttaagtacattgaatctggacatgctaaggcggacctcactgattggagaaatgatgactaggacgccacctcatttgacacttgtaacttggtagatattcaacttgatgttgttgagaagcttgctttaattaattcatctggaactatttacttcttcaacgagcccttgttctaactccttgtgtccttgatgcgcaggatgatgatgtacctcgccttggaacgcttgATTGAAAGAGGTCACccctgtccttgcttgatcgtcccggcgaagaccgtccttgatccgacttgattttccttgatgagatctccatttgatgcctacacaacatttcaaaattagtaacatgattttgcaatgaatagcatagattaaattaattttaggaaacctcatgataagtccttgaattatcatttcctaaaaaacgattgggctactggaattcaaaatttcaaaattcaaaatttaagctatgacgatcaacgttcaaaatcaaaacaataaatccatatcgccatacctctcttgagagctaacactagaatgcaaaatgaggaatttgcctaggcaaaattaacgttagaagccttcaacgtgatcttcaaggATAAGGAACGTCCTCTTTATCAATTCGCCACCCTTGGAgtctttgatgtgttcttcaatgtccttggcaagttcgcctaacttgaaactcgaactcctttgataatgcttgtgccttcctattgataagactcgcaccttgaacacaattcgcacctcctcttgaatgataatttcgcactTCCTTTGTATACTCCGAATCGCATATGaaaagatgataaatgatgatgtgaaaatgaaataaactactcctcctttataggcgctcaccttcatattgaccctaggccgactttggtgaataaggcaaatttaaaataaacttaaaggccgacctttgtaaaatgaaacaaattttaaatcaagcgccccatttttatttataattaattaatttaatgcctataattttaaataaactcgatttttaaaaggcaaaaattaattaataaaggccCATGCGCTAATTTTAAATgctattttaattgaatttttttttgattttgtcgattttagcatttaaaataaattcaaaaaatgatttaACGCCAAGAATTTTAAAAAAGGTGGAAAGATGCAAACCTaacgctctggtccctgactgagggacaggagcgaaatctcaatttggtcttgattcttgtgctTTTGACGTTAAAACCTCCATCTCCACATTGAATTTGGCATTTTTGCTGGGAATTTCGAACTTGACTAACTTGATTTGGTGAATGAATGCCCTCTAAggtggatatcgccctggtcccttggtgagggacaggagcgaacttccatATCTAGCTCAAATTGGTAACATTTTGTCGTTCACTTCTTTTGTGTCACCTTCCAAATGACGTTTTAAACCTTTTGCAACTTTGCTTTGACATGATTTTCGAAGGAAAATGAATGATTTAgctaatatcgccctggtcccttggtgagggacaggagcgatcttggtgtTTCTCCTTAATCTTGCTTGTTCAATCACCAATCTGCATTATATGGCAAGAAATGACGTTGTCCCTTCATTCCACTTTACTTCACTTGGCTTCTACGAGGCATATTTGATGTTTggaggattatcgccctggtcccttggtgagggacaggagcgatcctgaagTTCTagccaaaatttgctatcttccaaCCTTTGTTCTTTGTTCATTGCTTCCTAAATGATGTCCTTGATCTTGTGTATCCTTGCCTTGTCATGATTTTGAAGAAAAAGGAATGATCTtgtgcaaatcgccctggtccctgactgagggacacgAGCGATATAGGTCCCTTGGTTCAATTGATGACCCTTTGACGTTTGAAACCTTTACATATCGTTTTCTTAAGACACCTTTGATACTTTGCAACTTCGTATAATCCTGACTTGGcatgatttttgcatgaattggcaATTATGgtgaatatcgctctggtccctgcctgagggacatgagcgaacttcaatgtcctgGGCTCATGCTTGCTTCCATCAACTTGTAATTACTTTCATAATGTAGAATGAGGTCCCTTTGATCCCCTTGGACACTTGATACTTGTTAAACCTTCAAAATCTAGGCCCttatgaaaatttcgctctggtccctgactgagggacaggagcgaacttggacACTTGATGTAATTCTTTCAATATTGGCGACCTTTGATACTTCGTTCTTCATTGAGACGCTTcaaaacgtccttgccacctttcaccttgacttggagtggttttaaacttggaggaaaggcacataactaagatatcgccctggtccctggctgagggacaggagcgaatttgtacttgtagGCTCCATCACATTTTGCcaacttcaaaatttatcttcaacggattcgtaatgtATCTTTTCATTCATCCATGGcttggaattcattgtaacttggcaagaaatttgtctaaggtaaaaatcgctctggtccctgactaagggacaggagcgcccaggCTAATATAGGTCCCATTtggtgtcttgcaatcttcaattttgtcttcaaCGAATCCGTAACACCGTCTTTGCTTGCCTCAACcctaaacttgcttgatctttgcctaaaACATgccttataaggaatttcgctctggtccctgactgagggacaggagcgattttgcattttggtccacttttcttcatgtttgtgtcttcaaattatattcaactggtaaaatgcacttccttggacctcttcaaatcgtcaagttgttaaaatcctgcaaggacaaagcaatatttgattttgagctccggtccttcactgaaggacaggagcgattttgactcctggggcatttccgtgttcgtgaaattcttcaatttatattcaacggaaagatcacgcctttctttacCATTTCTACttgaaaaatcatcttgatcctgcagagacagtaagatttttgaaaacgagctccggtccttcactgagggacaggagcgattttgctcttacaggccaaaatatcatgatttcacaagtttaaccacttcacaaggcaaaaaaaaatcatttccgatgcccgggatcaaatatcaaaaaactcaaaatttggtcaaacatactcaattggacaaaattcacaatttcatcattcacacttagacaaatttaggactatgcattcaaaattccaattgaaaatagaccattctggcgaattcactttattcaaaattgcatcctacgaaaggaagctcaaaaagctctcaagactgactggattctggcctgaaaacgCCAAAATGAAAAAACTCTAAagcttgaccctaatccagacaactgacaaactaaaccaaaaccctaaaaagcaaagcgaaaacgagcaaaacgagcaaaaacaTGGGtcgccatttgcaatggggcgatgtgtgaaaacgtcacaacaggaagTAGAATGATTGTTACCCTACTTGTTGGCAGCCTAGACATACTCACTTTGATTTACCTCCACATAGACATTTGTTATATCATGTGATTTTATCATAATTCTACTCTAATGTATTGAGGTCATGTATCTGACCCCATTGAGGCAAAGGTTCACCCACCCTATTGATTCAGTCCCATCAGCGGAGGAAGAGGCTTCAGAGGCAGCAGAGACATTTGACACACCCTTATGCAAGCTGCCTGGCAGCCCCGCTTAACAATTAGTTTCCACATTGTTATTTGTGATTGGTATACATCTATTACTAAGAGTATTTGATATATTTGGCTTTAAACTCAATTACGTGTTCTTGTTCATGTTAGCCAAGACTCCAAGTGTAGTTGTCAATCTGTTACCTTTGGGGTCTCACTGATAAATAGCAAAATCAGAGCAAACATATGTCAAAGGGGAGGTATTCATATCAAAAGTTGCACAACAACATATACCACGATGGATTTTGGTAACAAGCAGAATTGATTCATGGATTAAACATTGTAAGTGCAGCACAGGTGTAGCAGTGACTTGAAAAGTGACAAGGTAGGAATGACATGTCATGAGATTTCTCAACTTACAAGTAAGATAGAGTTAATAGATGAGATCTAATCATGGGGATCACAATCACACAGTAAGGACAACTAAAAAGGAAAAAGTTAACTTACTTTGTAAGGTAAAGTTAGTTTTTTACGTCACTTCTAGGGTACACACCAAATTGGTGTATGAGACTCCACTCATAGAAGCCTACAAGACAAATATTTTGTCATTTACCTTGTAGACTGCTAAAACTAAACCTAAATACCATAGTACCCTCTAGATTTGACCCTATGCCTCCTCTATGCTGTACACAAGGCTTCGCCATTAGGGCCACTCAGGCTTTACAGTATAATAATAATCAGATTCACAGTAAGGAATCACTAGAGGCAATGATTCATATAAGGCAGTAATGACAAGGATAGAAACTGCAATATCTAGCAATACCAAGCCCTTGCAAGAGATCTGTTTAAATTCATCTTTTCGTTGGAGAATAAGTTCGTCATTTCCATGTAACAAAATTTTAATGCAACTTCATTAGGAGGATTTGAGCTTAGATTTGTAGAACTTGGGGAAATGAATTTAACGTGTTTAAGGTGAAACTGATTATAAAATTCAACCATGTTATACGGCATGAAATTCTATAGAATTTGTGAGAGGTGAAAATTTCTAATGGTGTAACTCTCAAAAGTAGAAGTCTCAATCAATGGTCAGCAAAGCCAATGGTTTAAATCAACAAGATAAATCAGGGAAGGAAACCCACTCAGTACATATCTTTTCATCATCATGATTGCTAATCTCTTAAGGCTACTTCAGAAATAATAAGAAAGGAGAAATTGTGAGCTCCCGGATGTGAATGGAGGAAAAAGGTATACTTGATGCCAGTTGCAAATGATACTATTCTTTTTTCAACCTTTTTAGTACAAGAATAACAAATCTCAAAGTTATCAAACTGCCACAATGATCAAGCTAAAAACTCACTATGATTTTTTTGTAAAGTCAATCAGTTAAGGAAGAAAAAAATCTTTAAATTTCTGAACTGCAAAGAAGAGATATTCTTCATATAAATTTCAACAATATATCAAAAGCATAGAGCAAGTACATGGGAAAAAACTAAATGACAAACTGAAAAAAAACAAATGGAGAAACAAAGTGGCATAAAACAGCAGGTAGAACCCAGTTTATTAAAAAATTCCTATAGTAATCCCAATCTATATCATGAATCTCCTAACACTACCAAATAAAATAGCAAATGGACAAATAAGAGGCTTAAAACAGTGGGCAGAACCCATTCGAAGTCCTACAATAGTCCCAATCTATATCATGAATCTCCTAACACTACCAAATAACATTGAAGAAGATATCCATTCCATACAATGGCTATGCCTTTTGCAACAGACTAAGACAATTCCAACATTCACTGGTCTCACGGCAATAGATCACACAAGAGAAACCAAAAGGGACAGCTGAATATAAGAGACCTTTGTCTCTTCGACCAAGCCAGGACACTCTTCTCTCATCTGAAAACCTACTTAGCAAAAATCCACCATCATAAGTACTGAACAAATGGTATCACCAATCCGACAAACTTAGATCCAGTCTATCCTCTCTCACAAAGCATCTCAAAAAAGCAATAAAAATCTCCGGCAAGGTCAACTGCCAAAACATTAACAATAGACAATATTAAAAAAGCAACTGAATTCTGAAATTAGAATGAGCATCCAAAAATCGCTAAAGAAGAGTTGAATGGAATAAACAATCAGCTTCTCCTCCACAAACTAAACTACATCAGATAATTAAGTTATTTTTTCTCCTTTGAGAAACACCCACTGGGATCACAAAATGATCTTAACTACTAGGA contains these protein-coding regions:
- the LOC131071515 gene encoding glutamate-1-semialdehyde 2,1-aminomutase, chloroplastic, producing the protein MASTMAVTSATQRPPCFDGEWSGLSSRNLKNQIRIPTSILQCPSTSKSRCSRVIAMAVSVEKKYTTQKSEEIFTAAKDLMPGGVNSPVRAFKSVGGQPIVFDSVKGSHAWDIDGNEYIDYVGTWGPAIIGHADEKVNAALIETLKKGTSFGAPCILENILAEMVIKAVPSIEMVRFVNSGTEACMGMLRLARAFTRKELIVKFDGCYHGHADPFLVKAGSGVATLGLPDSPGVPKAATYETLTAPFNDIQAVEKLFNDHKGQIAAVILEPVVGNSGFIAPKKGFLEGLRELTNAEGALLVFDEVMTGFRISYGGAQEYFGVTPDLTTLGKIIGGGLPVGAYGGRREIMEMVAPAGPMYQAGTLSGNPLAMTAGIHTLQRLQQPGCYEYLDKITGRLVRGLVEAGRNAGHKVCGGHISGMFGIFFTEGPVYNFEDAKKSDTAKFARYFRGMLEQGVYLAPSQFEAGFTSLTHSEQDIDFTIAAARKVFESI